A region from the Bombus vancouverensis nearcticus unplaced genomic scaffold, iyBomVanc1_principal scaffold0055, whole genome shotgun sequence genome encodes:
- the LOC117158202 gene encoding uncharacterized protein LOC117158202 — MFAESFPSEVPIQTSLRKRKRDSEEPMGDSGRPIKRMRPCDKPQVSEWLEELLNIGAEAVSKLSFDDLVTFDESFFDAETVVLEWEPPLVEIVDTDRCVKVRFANEIPGEVLEAHLRHHASGRKGISPVVRYWCMREFSELCSGAPCYDFDLV, encoded by the exons atgtttgcggagtcatttccatcagaggttcctatCCAGACTTctctg cgcaagcgaaagagggattccgaagaacccatgggcgactcgggaagacccatcaaacgcatgcggccctgtgataaaccacaagtatcagagtggttggaggaactattgaacattggtgccgaggccgtgtcgaaattgagctttgacgatttggttactttcgacgagagtttcttcgatgcagagaccgtcgtattggagtgggaaccccctctggttgaaatcgttgataccgatcgttgtgtgaaagttcgttttgcaaatgaaattcccggagaggttttggaggcacatcttcgtcaccatgcttctgggagaaagggaatttcccctgttgtgcgttattggtgtatgcgtgagttcagcgaactttgtTCTGGAGCTCCTTGctacgattttgatttagtgtag